From Rutidosis leptorrhynchoides isolate AG116_Rl617_1_P2 chromosome 3, CSIRO_AGI_Rlap_v1, whole genome shotgun sequence, a single genomic window includes:
- the LOC139902897 gene encoding disease resistance protein RPV1-like, protein MASSSSSNMAPSRANGSSYDVFLSFRGEDTRHAFTDHLYNALNQAGILTFRDSDDAERGEDLKLEIQNAIKSSDASIIVLSENYATSTWCLDELALILDQRRDCNHFVLPIFYHVDPSDVGKHKGNFRIAADPSRQWTNENVCRWKAALTEVVSVIGMPLDGYASIFFLKISSLGSKMWSRHITL, encoded by the coding sequence ATGGCATCTTCCTCCTCTAGTAACATGGCTCCTTCTAGGGCGAATGGTAGCAGCTATGATGTATTTTTGAGCTTTAGAGGCGAAGATACTCGTCATGCTTTCACTGATCATCTTTATAATGCGTTGAATCAAGCAGGAATTCTCACCTTCAGAGACAGTGACGATGCCGAAAGAGGCGAAGACCTGAAGCTTGAAATTCAGAATGCAATTAAATCATCTGATGCTTCAATAATTGTTTTGTCTGAAAACTATGCAACTTCAACATGGTGCCTTGACGAGCTCGCGTTGATCCTTGATCAAAGAAGGGATTGCAATCATTTCGTGTTACCTATTTTTTATCATGTAGATCCTTCAGATGTTGGTAAACACAAAGGTAATTTCAGGATTGCTGCTGATCCCTCCAGACAGTGGACAAATGAGAACGTCTGCAGGTGGAAGGCAGCACTTACAGAGGTCGTCAGTGTAATTGGCATGCCGCTTGATGGGTATGCTTCTATTTTCTTTCTTAAAATATCGTCTTTGGGTTCAAAAATGTGGTCAAGGCACATAACCTTGTGA
- the LOC139901903 gene encoding disease resistance protein RUN1-like: protein MQLLNNNEALELLSLHAFQTKVPKDGYEELVQQVVRYCEGNPLALEVLGSYMSQKRTMAAWKSELTSFGKDFHGDIDGVLRRSYYWLTDFEKELFLHIACFFVGEHLDYVVNILEPDYAAESKIKTLTKRCFLYVTPDKKNC from the coding sequence ATGCAATTACTGAATAATAATGAAGCATTGGAGCTTTTAAGTCTTCATGCCTTCCAAACAAAAGTTCCTAAAGATGGTTACGAGGAGCTTGTACAACAAGTAGTACGGTATTGTGAAGGTAATCCACTGGCTCTTGAAGTCTTGGGTTCCTATATGTCACAAAAAAGGACAATGGCAGCTTGGAAAAGTGAATTGACCTCATTTGGAAAAGATTTTCATGGGGATATTGATGGTGTACTTAGAAGGAGCTACTATTGGTTAACTGACTTCGAGAAAGAGTTGTTTTTGCATATTGCATGTTTCTTTGTTGGTGAGCATTTGGATTACGTGGTCAACATATTGGAGCCTGATTACGCTGCTGAATCAAAGATCAAAACCCTGACCAAGAGATGTTTTCTCTATGTCACTCCAGATAAAAAAAACTGTTGA
- the LOC139901904 gene encoding calmodulin-binding protein 60 B-like: MASLFKLTWLFIKKPSKLLGNEFCLLLELFNLPITPQILGFCCCHECRIKNNENDLNKVTTTKPDNLIEPRIKSPLDASESSNTMPLQLRFLTKPIPIIFTGSRVQSEDNNTINVVLFDPNSNKTVSYGPLSSLKIAIVPVDGDFPAGDHENWSQTNFDTKIIYARDGKRPLLTGDLELYLKEGVAVSHNVVFTDNSSWRRSRMFRLGAKALNPTAGVRIREAVSEAFVVKDRRGDSYNKHYPPFFFDDVWRLEKIAKDGVLHRNLSSLKIYTVKDFLQVYNTDEPSLYALVVGPSSKSWETIINHAKSCVLDGNLYLYNCVADSVGIIFNSVLEVVGATFDGVNHLSVNEMNGFQKSLVEGLKKQIYRDLRVMVPINNLSLVATPMLTASLHDQMKKKTD, translated from the exons ATGGCTTCTTTGTTTAAACTTACGTGGTTGTTCATCAAGAAGCCTAGCAAGTTATTGGGTAATGAGTTCTGTTTGCTTCTGGAGCTGTTCAATCTGCCTATCACGCCTCAGATTTTAGGCTTCTGCTGCTGTCAT GAATGTAGAATAAAGAACAATGAAAATGACTTGAATAAGGTTACCACCACCAAGCCTGACAACCTGATTGAACCAAGGATAAA GTCTCCTTTAGATGCAAGTGAATCCAGTAATACAATGCCCTTGCAGCTTCGTTTTCTGACTAAGCCTATTCCTATAATTTTCACTGGCAGTAGGGTACAATCTGAGGATAATAATACCATCAATGTAGTGTTATTTGATCCTAATTCAAATAAAACTGTGTCATACGGACCTTTATCTTCACTGAAGATAGCGATTGTGCCTGTTGATGGTGATTTTCCCGCTGGTGATCATGAGAATTGGTCTCAGACGAATTTTGATACTAAGATTATATATGCAAGAGATGGCAAAAGACCGCTGTTGACAGGTGATTTGGAACTATATTTGAAAGAAGGAGTTGCCGTTTCACATAATGTAGTTTTTACGGATAACTCGAGCTGGCGGAGGAGTAGGATGTTTAGGTTAGGGGCAAAGGCCCTAAATCCAACTGCTGGAGTGAGAATTCGAGAAGCAGTAAGCGAAGCTTTTGTGGTAAAAGATAGGAGAGGAGACT CATACAATAAGCACTATCCTCCATTCTTTTTTGATGATGTTTGGCGTTTGGAAAAGATAGCAAAAGATGGGGTTTTGCATAGGAATTTGAGTTCACTCAAAATATATACCGTGAAAGACTTTCTACAAGTGTATAATACTGATGAGCCATCACTGTACGCG CTGGTTGTTGGGCCGAGTAGCAAGTCATGGGAGACGATTATCAACCATGCTAAATCTTGTGTTTTAGACGGTAATTTGTATCTTTACAACTGCGTTGCAGATTCGGTTGGTATCATTTTCAATTCTGTTTTGGAGGTCGTGGGTGCAACCTTTGATGGTGTAAATCATCTTTCCGTAAATGAGATGAATGGATTTCAAAAG TCTTTGGTTGAAGGGCTAAAGAAACAAATTTACAGAGATTTGCGTGTAATGGTGCCAATTAATAATCTTTCTCTGGTTGCAACCCCAATGCTAACTGCCAGCCTTCATG atcagatgaaaaagaaaacaGATTAA